A genomic window from Salvia miltiorrhiza cultivar Shanhuang (shh) chromosome 5, IMPLAD_Smil_shh, whole genome shotgun sequence includes:
- the LOC130985649 gene encoding DAG protein, chloroplastic-like yields MATLNLSFFSKTLNPISQTLTPILSYPSTLSISFLRPYPTKSTTAALPAVRALTDGEYSTKRNSGGEERETILLPGCDYNHWLIVMEFPKDPAPTRDQMIDTYLNTLATVLGSMEEAKKNMYAFSTTTYTGFQCTVSEETSEKFKGLPGVLWVLPDSYIDVKNKDYGGDKYVNGEIIPCEYPTYQPKQARSSKFKSKAYVRKRDGPPAEQRKPRQEAAPESAS; encoded by the exons ATGGCAACTTtgaatctctctttcttttccaaaaccctaaaccctatttCCCAAACCCTAACCCCTATTCTTTCATACCCGTCCACACTATCCATATCGTTCCTTCGCCCGTACCCAACCAAATCAACAACTGCCGCTTTGCCGGCCGTCAGAGCTTTGACCGATGGCGAATACTCCACCAAAAGGAACAGCGGCGGTGAAGAAAGGGAAACGATATTATTACCGGGATGTGACTATAATCACTGGCTTATCGTCATGGAATTCCCCAAAGACCCTGCTCCCACCAGGGACCAGATGATTGACACTTACCTCAACACTCTCGCTACCGTTCTTGGCAG CATGGAAGAAGCAAAGAAGAATATGTATGCCTTTAGTACCACGACTTACACTGGTTTTCAATGCACTGTATCTGAAGAAACATCTGAGAAATTCAAGG GCCTACCTGGTGTTTTGTGGGTCTTGCCTGATTCATATATCGATGTTAAGAACAAGGATTATGGAG GTGATAAGTACGTAAATGGAGAGATAATTCCCTGTGAGTACCCAACTTATCAACCAAAGCAGGCTAGAAGTTCGAAATTTAAGAGCAAAGCTTATGTAAGAAAGAGAGATGGCCCTCCTGCTGAACAAAGAAAGCCAAGACAAGAAGCAGCACCGGAATCAGCTTCCTAA
- the LOC130985647 gene encoding uncharacterized protein LOC130985647 produces MAFYGYNGDVHWGAADHDFEAASYYSPPYLLSEPNPIPLPIDYYNHDYYSVSTYSDPINYASSYDYYQYSVNQSETNYSQPKYLQYDPSPPYEAYFPTQTKSTVSYSKVQFSMPEFEDYDPTPYGGGYDQAMTYGKPLPPSDLTCYPRSLPQSDAPPLDNFSFASIPSPYGRDEDIIATKPPDGSKPTDTKTETGSRSGVENEGKIIDDGKDVEPIEVIPIVEQSDYPNYEHQNGRVPQIPYGSGLETMDLCEGLFGYWPCLAKKAQQQRNCCQVCDPDQRIDPWKSAADYLFGTPLPYDYDNYHHHHQSLYQSDQISWLH; encoded by the coding sequence ATGGCCTTCTATGGCTACAACGGCGATGTCCACTGGGGTGCTGCCGACCATGATTTCGAAGCCGCATCCTACTATTCTCCTCCATACCTTCTCAGTGAGCCTAACCCAATCCCACTCCCTATTGATTACTACAATCATGATTATTACTCTGTATCTACTTATTCTGATCCGATTAACTATGCTTCTTCTTACGATTACTACCAATATTCTGTAAATCAATCGGAGACGAACTACAGCCAGCCGAAATATCTTCAGTACGACCCATCTCCTCCCTATGAAGCCTATTTCCCTACCCAGACCAAATCTACAGTATCATACTCTAAAGTGCAGTTCAGTATGCCTGAATTCGAAGATTATGACCCCACTCCTTACGGTGGAGGTTATGATCAGGCAATGACCTACGGCAAGCCTCTTCCTCCTTCAGATCTCACCTGTTATCCTCGCTCGCTGCCCCAATCCGACGCCCCGCCTTTGGATAATTTCTCTTTTGCTTCAATTCCTTCACCCTATGGCAGAGATGAAGATATTATTGCAACGAAGCCTCCCGATGGAAGCAAACCCACAGATACCAAAACTGAAACAGGAAGCCGTAGCGGTGTGGAAAATGAAGGTAAGATTATCGATGATGGTAAGGATGTTGAGCCAATCGAAGTGATCCCGATTGTTGAGCAAAGCGATTATCCCAATTATGAACATCAAAATGGAAGGGTCCCTCAAATTCCATATGGTTCTGGATTGGAAACTATGGACCTGTGTGAAGGTTTATTTGGTTACTGGCCGTGCTTAGCCAAGAAAGCGCAGCAGCAGAGGAACTGCTGCCAAGTTTGCGACCCAGATCAGAGAATCGATCCGTGGAAATCTGCTGCAGATTATCTTTTTGGGACTCCACTGCCGTATGATTACGacaattatcatcatcatcaccagTCTCTGTACCAGTCCGATCAAATTTCTTGGCTGCACTAA
- the LOC130985650 gene encoding uncharacterized protein LOC130985650 isoform X2, with protein sequence MGLAEKKCHAIDTAHHLSFSHDFLTTLSRAAAAVMAMLHRIIISVSVIVLCWTTASGSIHELLRSRGLPAGLFPKNGVKSYELSEDGLLQVFLESPCVAKLETRISFESVVRANLSYGGLMGVEGLSQEELFLWLPVKDIIVYDPSSGLILFDIGLAHKQMSLSLFEDPPLCYPRFGLMDRRSGFRVQR encoded by the exons ATGGGACTGGCTGAAAAGAAATGCCACGCAATTGATACCGCGCATCATCTTTCCTTTTCGCATGATTTCCTTACCACCCTCTCCAG agcagcagcagcagtgatGGCTATGCTACACAGAATAATTATTTCTGTGAGTGTGATTGTTTTGTGTTGGACGACGGCGTCGGGCTCCATTCATGAGCTGCTGAGAAGCAGAGGGTTGCCGGCGGGGCTATTTCCGAAGAACGGCGTGAAATCTTATGAACTGAGTGAAGATGGGTTGCTGCAGGTGTTCCTGGAGAGCCCCTGCGTGGCCAAACTGGAGACGAGGATATCGTTCGAGAGCGTGGTGAGAGCGAATCTTAGCTACGGCGGGTTGATGGGAGTCGAGGGATTGTCTCAAGAAGAGCTCTTTCTCTGGCTGCCTGTCAAGGATATCATCGTCTACGATCCTTCCTCCGGCCTCATCTTGTTCGATATCGGCCTCGCTCACAAACagatgtctctctctctctttgaagATCCTCCTCTTTGCTATCCTCGAT TTGGGTTGATGGACCGCCGCTCTGGGTTTCGAGTCCAGAGAtga
- the LOC130985650 gene encoding uncharacterized protein LOC130985650 isoform X3 encodes MISLPPSPAAAVMAMLHRIIISVSVIVLCWTTASGSIHELLRSRGLPAGLFPKNGVKSYELSEDGLLQVFLESPCVAKLETRISFESVVRANLSYGGLMGVEGLSQEELFLWLPVKDIIVYDPSSGLILFDIGLAHKQMSLSLFEDPPLCYPRFGLMDRRSGFRVQR; translated from the exons ATGATTTCCTTACCACCCTCTCCAG cagcagcagtgatGGCTATGCTACACAGAATAATTATTTCTGTGAGTGTGATTGTTTTGTGTTGGACGACGGCGTCGGGCTCCATTCATGAGCTGCTGAGAAGCAGAGGGTTGCCGGCGGGGCTATTTCCGAAGAACGGCGTGAAATCTTATGAACTGAGTGAAGATGGGTTGCTGCAGGTGTTCCTGGAGAGCCCCTGCGTGGCCAAACTGGAGACGAGGATATCGTTCGAGAGCGTGGTGAGAGCGAATCTTAGCTACGGCGGGTTGATGGGAGTCGAGGGATTGTCTCAAGAAGAGCTCTTTCTCTGGCTGCCTGTCAAGGATATCATCGTCTACGATCCTTCCTCCGGCCTCATCTTGTTCGATATCGGCCTCGCTCACAAACagatgtctctctctctctttgaagATCCTCCTCTTTGCTATCCTCGAT TTGGGTTGATGGACCGCCGCTCTGGGTTTCGAGTCCAGAGAtga
- the LOC130985650 gene encoding uncharacterized protein LOC130985650 isoform X1 produces MRLIWEKIHDVVPTFLHTTILAPFISSFLSRAAAAVMAMLHRIIISVSVIVLCWTTASGSIHELLRSRGLPAGLFPKNGVKSYELSEDGLLQVFLESPCVAKLETRISFESVVRANLSYGGLMGVEGLSQEELFLWLPVKDIIVYDPSSGLILFDIGLAHKQMSLSLFEDPPLCYPRFGLMDRRSGFRVQR; encoded by the exons ATGAGGCTAATATGGGAAAAAATTCATGACGTAGTCCCCACATTTCTTCACACCACAATTCTTGCTCCTTTTATTTCATCCTTCCTttccagagcagcagcagcagtgatGGCTATGCTACACAGAATAATTATTTCTGTGAGTGTGATTGTTTTGTGTTGGACGACGGCGTCGGGCTCCATTCATGAGCTGCTGAGAAGCAGAGGGTTGCCGGCGGGGCTATTTCCGAAGAACGGCGTGAAATCTTATGAACTGAGTGAAGATGGGTTGCTGCAGGTGTTCCTGGAGAGCCCCTGCGTGGCCAAACTGGAGACGAGGATATCGTTCGAGAGCGTGGTGAGAGCGAATCTTAGCTACGGCGGGTTGATGGGAGTCGAGGGATTGTCTCAAGAAGAGCTCTTTCTCTGGCTGCCTGTCAAGGATATCATCGTCTACGATCCTTCCTCCGGCCTCATCTTGTTCGATATCGGCCTCGCTCACAAACagatgtctctctctctctttgaagATCCTCCTCTTTGCTATCCTCGAT TTGGGTTGATGGACCGCCGCTCTGGGTTTCGAGTCCAGAGAtga
- the LOC130985651 gene encoding transcription factor DYT1-like isoform X2: MGSSMDDRKHTDQDDNDNDNGDDDSKFKSKNLKAERRRRKKLSDRQLELRALVPIITNMNKATIITDAITYIEELKMCVEELGNQLLQMEATSIDEEKIKLKEMDDEQEIKKHGIKVEVEVEVNHICGTKLWIRIVFQKKKGALTKLMEAIGKLGIDLNDTTITTSRGAVLFTSFGEGIRGGLPEADQMKKYLLEIIRSI; this comes from the exons ATGGGGAGCAGCATGGACGATAGGAAGCACACTGATCAAGACGACAACGACAACGACAACGGCGACGACGattcaaagttcaaatccaAGAACCTCAAAGCTGAGAGGAGAAGGCGGAAGAAACTCTCTGATAGACAACTAGAGCTACGCGCCTTAGTCCCTATCATTACAAAT ATGAATAAAGCCACCATAATCACTGATGCAATCACTTACATTGAAGAGCTAAAAATGTGTGTGGAAGAACTAGGCAACCAACTCCTGCAAATGGAAGCAACTAGTATTGATGAAGAGAAGATCAAACTGAAAGAGATGGATGATGAACAAGAGATAAAGAAGCATGGAATAAAA gtggaggtggaggtggaggtaaACCATATTTGTGGGACTAAGCTATGGATAAggattgtgttccagaagaagaaAGGCGCGCTTACTAAACTCATGGAAGCCATTGGCAAGCTCGGGATTGATCTCAATGATACCACCATTACTACTTCCAGAGGAGCAGTTCTTTTCACCTCATTTGGTGAG GGAATTCGTGGTGGACTGCCGGAAGCTGACCAGATGAAGAAGTACCTGTTGGAGATCATAAGGAGCATCTAG
- the LOC130985651 gene encoding transcription factor DYT1-like isoform X1, with the protein MSLSTPKDTDHLCMLTMDANKLQQEDSHCLSFLSSSVRTLINRNSLPSFQTKIYICFCDIHVCYPVLKLGSILKKSETMGSSMDDRKHTDQDDNDNDNGDDDSKFKSKNLKAERRRRKKLSDRQLELRALVPIITNMNKATIITDAITYIEELKMCVEELGNQLLQMEATSIDEEKIKLKEMDDEQEIKKHGIKVEVEVEVNHICGTKLWIRIVFQKKKGALTKLMEAIGKLGIDLNDTTITTSRGAVLFTSFGEGIRGGLPEADQMKKYLLEIIRSI; encoded by the exons ATGAGCCTCTCAACGCCCAAAGACACTGACCATTTGTGTATGTTGACCATGGATGCTAACAAACTTCAACAAGAAGATTCCCATTGCCTCTCTTTTCTTTCCTCTAGTGTTAGGACACTTATAAATAGGAATTCCCTTCCATCATTTCAAACAAAAATTTACATTTGTTTTTGTGACATTCATGTCTGTTATCCAGTATTAAAACTAGGTAGCATACTTAAAAAGAGTGAAACGATGGGGAGCAGCATGGACGATAGGAAGCACACTGATCAAGACGACAACGACAACGACAACGGCGACGACGattcaaagttcaaatccaAGAACCTCAAAGCTGAGAGGAGAAGGCGGAAGAAACTCTCTGATAGACAACTAGAGCTACGCGCCTTAGTCCCTATCATTACAAAT ATGAATAAAGCCACCATAATCACTGATGCAATCACTTACATTGAAGAGCTAAAAATGTGTGTGGAAGAACTAGGCAACCAACTCCTGCAAATGGAAGCAACTAGTATTGATGAAGAGAAGATCAAACTGAAAGAGATGGATGATGAACAAGAGATAAAGAAGCATGGAATAAAA gtggaggtggaggtggaggtaaACCATATTTGTGGGACTAAGCTATGGATAAggattgtgttccagaagaagaaAGGCGCGCTTACTAAACTCATGGAAGCCATTGGCAAGCTCGGGATTGATCTCAATGATACCACCATTACTACTTCCAGAGGAGCAGTTCTTTTCACCTCATTTGGTGAG GGAATTCGTGGTGGACTGCCGGAAGCTGACCAGATGAAGAAGTACCTGTTGGAGATCATAAGGAGCATCTAG
- the LOC130985652 gene encoding uncharacterized protein LOC130985652, translating to MSQSRGWSTASASGMYNLVDEGGDDDIEVPSGIPSGRMRRSSSVCQGTSGGSGLGVDSEGPILNAIPMASFLSIENPTSDINRAGLVRRIRRKYMIPDWVTLHAPDATLLANYYVENMVCLYEFIFVQGSRLPLPRLVLELCDYHHLSPGQLMPNAWRLLLCIQVFAELHNFDVNVYDVLYSYAVNEHRSTGRFCMKVRPNKDALIASLGDGEKNWASKYIFVNYDSLGVPADMSIPSAWSDGSRVKQDPPVSLGLAERADRFLSFPIAERKWKAILVDDNLRRTSIWDHQAGCGEDRWMSNPKYQVECTNDKSYKGFLERQKQQKKKKKQVVTSSSREVETVSDDVLPLTQIVQKRGKRTAQSSEPAWTDGSVNFSIPADASVHTGYDALFGQLGQLLLDEDRARLAGFSTPSRMARMACGHAMMVC from the exons ATGTCGCAAAGTCGGGGATGGTCGACAGCGTCTGCTAGCGGAATGTATAATTTAGTGGATGAAGGGGGGGATGACGATATAGAAGTTCCGTCGGGTATCCCCAGTGGTCGGATGAGACGAAGTAGCTCTGTTTGTCAGGGGACGTCTGGAGGCTCGGGCCTCGGGGTTGATAGTGAGGGACCTATATTGAATGCTATTCCTATGGCTTCGTTTCTTAGCATTGAGAATCCGACATCGGACATAAATCGGGCTGGTCTGGTAAGGAGGATTCGCAGAAAATATATGATACCTGACTGGGTTACACTGCATGCTCCGGATGCAACTCTGCTCGCCAACTATTATGTTGAGAACATGGTGTGTCTCTACGAGTTCATCTTCGTGCAGGGGAGCCGGCTCCCACTACCACGACTTGTGTTGGAGTTGTGTGATTATCACCACCTGTCTCCAGGCCAACTCATGCCGAATGCATGGCGACTACTGCTGTGTATCCAAGTATTTGCAGAGCTACACAACTTTGATGTCAACGTATACGATGTGTTATACTCATATGCTGTAAACGAACATCGTAGTACGGGTAGGTTCTGTATGAAGGTAAGACCCAACAAGGACGCTCTTATTGCGTCGTTGGGTGATGGTGAGAAAAATTGGGCATCAaagtatatttttgtgaattatGATAGTTTGGGTGTGCCTGCTGACATGTCTATTCCGTCCGCGTGGAGCGATGGAA GTCGAGTGAAGCAAGATCCGCCTGTCTCGTTAGGACTAGCCGAACGGGCTGACCGATTTCTTAGCTTTCCCATCGCCGAGCGTAAGTGGAAAGCTATCCTAGTCGACGACAACCTACGCCGGACATCTATTTGGGACCATCAGGCCGGGTGTGGAGAAG ATCGTTGGATGTCGAACCCCAAATATCAAGTTGAATGCACTAATGACAAGTCATACAAGGGCTTTCTGGAAAGACAGAagcagcagaagaagaagaagaaacaggtTGTGACTTCCAGTTCTCGCGAGGTTGAGACTGTAAGTGATGATGTGCTGCCGCTCACTCAGATTGTCCAGAAACGTGGAAAGCGGACTGCTCAGTCGAGCGAGCCCGCTTGGACAGATGGATCCGTTAACTTTAGCATTCCTGCCGATGCTTCTGTTCACACTGGGTATGACGCTTTGTTCGGGCAGCTCGGGCAACTCTTGCTGGATGAGGATAGGGCTCGGTTGGCCGGGTTCTCCACGCCGTCCAGGATGGCGCGCATGGCTTGTGGTCATGCCATGATGGTATGTTAA